In Candidatus Neomarinimicrobiota bacterium, the genomic stretch CTCGATACTGCGCAGTTTGATGATCTGGCCTGCTGCCAAATCCTGGGCCGAAGCCCGAAGCCCGAAGAATACCGGGAGTAAAAGAACCCCAACAGCGGGCAAGAAGTATAAAAGTCGACTAATTAAGAACATATCGGTCCCGGGCAAGGTCCGGGAGTTCCCGTCTCCAGCGAGCTGAAAGGTGACTCAAAAATGGCCGGTGACTAATGAGCCCTGAATACGGGATTCCCCCGGAAAAAGTTCACCAGGTATCAAGCCAGGCCCGAAAAAATGGCTTTTGGTCTGTTACCCCTCTCCCGGACTACCCGCCGGGAAAGGAACTCTCCATGCTTATCGGCTCGCTTCCATCTCAATATTGCCGAACATAATATGTATGAACGGCATACCGTACATCTTGCCTTCATCCCCCTCCTTTAAATCCATGGTGGCATGGATTACGTGCTCTTTGGTGCGACCCATCATCGCTTTAATTTCCTTGAGCACGGCCAGGCGTGCCTTGCGTTCACGCCGAGGCAGCTTCTTGGCCGCTTTCGTATCCGCTTCGAGGTGCTTTTTGACATATGGGAAGGGCATGAACATCGTTTTCAGCGGCGATTCCACCAAGCCCTTGCCTGGAACGGGCTTGTATTTCGGGATCATCAGGTGCATTGTTATTCCTTGGGGCGGGTCACCTATGCCACCGTCAAACTGTAATTTCCAGCCTTCGCCGCGGACAATCTCCGTCACCATCACATGGATCATGTGATTCTCGTTGATCAGCTCTCCATTCCTGTAGATATTGCCAAGACCCCAGAAGGCCACATAAGTGAATTCCGTGGGCATCAAGCGGGTCCCGATACCGGTAACTCCATGTATTAAGTGGTTGGTCACGACGCCGCCAAAGAATGGGAATGCCATGCCGTGTGCCAGTGGCTTATTGCTTGTGACCCGGTACTTATTGCCATCGGGTAACTCGAATGTCGCCTCGAAGTCAATTTTATCTTTTGTTCGGTCACCATCGATAGCGGTGGCATCGACAACCGTCATGTTGACACTGCCCACTCCGACCTCGCGCCAGTCACTGAACGGGGTGGCATGATCCACAAAAGTATATTTCCCATCGAGACTCTTACGCAGATCTTGTGCAACTCCCAGCAGCGGAAAGGGCGCCGGATCAAACCCGACCGGGTTATCCGGGGTCCCGAAGACAGAAGGATCCAGGAACCGCGGCCCGGGAAGGACTAATCGCGTACTGCCATTTTCCTGGGATACCGTAACGGTTAGTGGTCCACCCAGTAAATCGGGGGGATTGGCGCGCATGGCATGGCCCATGGTATAAGCGTGCAGGCCCGGCGCCGGCGTGCCCATCGGCTTCTGTGCCATAACCTCCCCGCTGATTGCCATAAGAAACACCAGCCCTGCAGAGACAATCATGTGGTTTGAGATACTAGATGTCTTGGGTTTTATCGTATTCATATTGTAGACCTCCTGTATTCCTGAAACAATTTGCTCTTTATAGCCGACTGCGCCCCAATTCATCTCAGCCTTCTAACTATGAATAAGTCGCCCTAGGGCACCATAGCGGCCGTATTTACATTTACATATTAGGTTAATTCTCTCCCGAGGACTGTCCAAGACCTGACAAAAAAAACAGGCGCAGGAATAACCGGTGACCAGGATCACGAGCCAACCGCTGCGTCCATTTCAAAAATTTCCGGGGGAACGACAGCTGGACGCCTGGCTGCTGTACGATTGCCAGGGCCCGAAGCCCGGGCCGGGGCCGTCTGACAACTGACAAAAAGGTATAATTAATGGGTCTATTTCTGTCCCCACAAGTGGATTTCTACCCGGCCTGGAATACTAATCCGCCGGCAGATATGCAGCTACAGTCTCCCGCAGGGCCGGCAGGCATTCGCTGAAAAACCAGGGCCGGTCCTGGAGCCACTTCCGGTTGCGCGGGGAGGGGTGGGGCAGCGGGAAGTAGCCCTGCTTCAGGAGCTCGCGCCAGCGGGCCACCACCGCCGACACACTTTCCCGCGTCCGGAGGTAGTAGGCCTGGGCATAGCGCCCCACCAGCAGGGTCAACTCGGGGTGCAGGTAGTGCTGAAAGCGCGGGTGCCAGGTGGGTGCGCAGATGGGTGGCGGTGGCCGGTCCCCCTTGCCCGGATCGGTGCCGGGGTAGCACAGGGCCGTGGGCAGGATGGCCAGGAAGCTGGGGTTGTAGAACTGCTCCCGGGAGACCCCCAGCCACTGCCGCAGGTTGTCGCCGCTCACATCAGTGAAGGGTTGGCCCGATGCGTGCACCCGGCGACCCGGGGCCTGGCCCACCAGGAGGAGTCTGGCGGCGGGATCAACCTGGAAGACAGGGCGTGGTTCGTGATCGAAATAGCGCCCCTGGCAGAGGCGGCAAGCGCGCACTTCGCGGGCGAAGGCCTCGTAAGGCAGGGTGCTCAAGCTGCCAGCGCCCAATCAACCAGTGCCCGGGCGTGGATTGCGGTGGTGTCGAACAGCGGCACCGCGCCATCCCCCGGCTGCACCAGCATGGAAATC encodes the following:
- a CDS encoding uracil-DNA glycosylase family protein; the encoded protein is MPYEAFAREVRACRLCQGRYFDHEPRPVFQVDPAARLLLVGQAPGRRVHASGQPFTDVSGDNLRQWLGVSREQFYNPSFLAILPTALCYPGTDPGKGDRPPPPICAPTWHPRFQHYLHPELTLLVGRYAQAYYLRTRESVSAVVARWRELLKQGYFPLPHPSPRNRKWLQDRPWFFSECLPALRETVAAYLPAD